The genome window GTGAGCAGCCTCTAGAAggtggaaaagacaaggaaagggaTTCTCCCTGGAGCCTACAGAAGGAATGCAATCCTGCTGGcaccttgactttagcccagCAAGaccaattttggacttctgaattccacaactgaaagaaataaatctgtgttgttttaagccactaagtttctctaatttgttatagtagcaataggaaactaatacagcatgTGATGTGAGGAACTGCCCTCGTCAGCCCTGTACTATATGCTATTAGAGTGGCAATTCCTGGCTGCCTACTTGCTTCTCCTGATATAAAGGCTCTCACTGAGTTCATGAATTTCCATACTCGGTTGGCCATTTTGCCTTTGGTAATGGAAGCAGCACCCAACAAGCTTGACATGGCTACTGAGAACTCCTTGCTAAGGTAAAAATTGTACCTAAAGAATAGAACTTGATTACTATCTTGTTTTCCTCTTACCAATTGCTCATTGTGCTTTTTTtggtgagcttctcttaatttatcacttggcttcatctctctgcttctctgtggcttttatcctcttataaaggactccagtaggaagattatttctaaattgaaataacctaatcaaaaagtcccacccacaaggGGTCTGCAccaaaaggaatggattaaaagaacattgccttttctggggtacatagcagcttccAACTACCACAATGAGCAATTGCTAAGAGGAAAACAAGAGAGTAATCAAGTTAAGAATGCGTTCAATTTTAAATATCCTGATACCTCACAGAAGCCTTTCTCAAGGAACTATATGTATACTCAGGCTGGGCGATCATGGTTCTAAAGCAGGTAAGTCATATTTCTGTAATATATGACGATCGTTTCTATGGTTCAAATGTAGTCAGGTGGCAACTTAATAAAGTTTATactgaaaaaaaacacatttgatatttttaaaagatatttgcatAAAGTAGGCagtaataaatttattaaattgttttgtttttttttttttgttaatataaCCTTGGTTTGGGAAATTTACATTTTTGctaatatgtaatttaaaatgtcaAGGAAATCAACTAAACATCTTTGAATATATGTAACCACCACATAAGTAACATCTTGGTGAAACTGTTTCTCAAGTTCATACCActgaattttcaaatttaattgtaagttctttttacttattttaagttTATCTTATTAATTGTATGTCTTATGACAGTTAccataaaaagtagaaaaagagtAAACGAAAAATTTTGTAGAACTTGAGGACCAAAACACCACAAAGAATTTGTATAGTTCAAATCTTTCATCAGGATGCTAGTTCCAGAATTTATTATAGGGTGAGCAGGAAAGGAAGGCTCtttgagaaaaaattaaattgaggaaaaaaagaactaagATTATTCCCAAGGAGCTTTGATTTTAAATACTGTAATATGTCTGGAGATCTTCGGAACACTGTTCTCACAACCAAAACATGAATTAAAGTCCATTTATCTGGCTGCAAAAACCTGAACTAATAGGCCATTGTAATTTTGTCACTCATGAGTTAAGGGAGAGTGAGGTTAGGATGTGCTCATTGTCGTATGTTGGAGTTAGGTTTCCATCAGTCCTAATCCAATCCCTTCCCAGGAGGGCCTTATGCTGGCCTGGCCCAGTGATGGAACACCGGCTCTCAAGTCCCACCAATGAGGTCAGAAAAATATAGGACTGGTGAAAAAAATCACCAAGGAAGAAACCAAACCAGCTCTCGTGGGTTGTACTGTCACTGAACtgttttgtggctttttttttaccttaaggATTCTCATAGTTATATGTAAAATCGTAACTatctataaacatatataaatatatgaaaattaatttcagttaattttaagtgactagctctgtgaccttggcaaattacttaatttcttataaatcaatttcctcatttaaaaatgacAGCACCTATCTCACTAGTGGTTTATGtgatttaatgaattaatatatgtatgtagcacaattcctggcacataggaggtgcCATATAAAtgtaagctattattattattatcttattAAAGTTCACAGCTAGTATATAAAAATTGTTGGTTTATATTCCTCTTCTTTAGACAGAGCTGCTGAAAGATAGGGATCATTAATTTGACAGATTTACCAAGATATACTTTGTGCCCAGAACTGGATCAGCTGCCAGAGTTACAATGGTGAGCAAAACTCAGATCAAGTTTTATACATCTCTTTACATTGATTAATTAGCATGATACCTGGCACAAAGCAGATGTTCAAAGTAGTGTGTCCTAATTAATGGGTAGctagaaatatagaaaaaataaaaactgtggattatcaatccaattttttaaaatgattaaactaaAAACCACCAAGTGAAGTGACATAGGTTTGCTAGTAAGTGGCAAATGTGTGTGATCCAAACCAAGATCTGTTAATAAGTGGCAGACATAACAGACCTGTGATTCAAAATTAGCACTTTTTGTCATACTAAACAGGCTTCTTTATGACACAGAATTAAAGAATTACTTGTTTAACAGTAAACATTAATGACGTTACATTTCCATAGAAGAAACCTaacttaggatttttttttcatcttttattctcAACTAGTGTCTAACTTGTTTAAGGATGCCTAATTTTTTGAATGCTCAACCTGGAAAACACTTTAACTAATATTAAGATCTCAGAAAATTTAGTTCAAAAAActcacaagttaaattatttttttcatgatgtTAGGTGCTGTAACAAAACATGTTTGAGCAAGAGAGGAGGAAAGCAAAACACTTTATAAGATAGGATCAAGACTTAGAAACATAGCAAAGAGTAAAAACTAGGAATTTATGTGAatctataaaattaaattcaggttttaagaaaatgaagaagggGGAATGTTTTCAGCTTCAACGGGTaataggatatttccatggaacaatttttttattcagtatCATAATAGGGGCAGGAATATTTATTTCTCCTAAAGGGGTTCTAAAATACTCCTTACTCAATGTGGGGGTCTCCCTAATCATTTGGGCTGCTTGTGCCATGGTATCTATGATGGCGGCTCTTAGCCACGCAGAGCTGGGAACCACCTTCCCTAGAAGTGGAGCCCAGTATTATTTTCTCAAAAGATCTCTTGGACCGTTTATTGCCTTCTCTTATCTCTGGATCAACCTATTTAGTGTTCCAGCAGGAGTTGCTGCAAGAGGCTTGTTACTGGCAGGGTATATTATCCAGCCTTTCTATTCAGGTTGTTTTGTTCCTGAGATGCCAAAGAAATGTTTAGCTTTAGCCATTTTATGGTGTTTGGGAATTCTAAATACTCGAGGAGCGAAAGAGGTGACTTGGTTTCAGACTGTCAGTACAATTGTGAAAATGACAGTTCTCTGCTTCATATCTCTAACTGGAATCATATTATTGgtgagaggaagaaaagagaatgtaGCCAGGTTTGAGAATGCTTTGGATGCTGACATTCCAGATGCCTCACAGGTTGCAGAAGCCTTCCTCCAAGGATTATATGCATTTTCAGGCTGGGAAATCCTTGTTCGAATagcaggtaaaattaatttttttaaatcattaaaaccAACCACTGGGCTATAGAAGTATAACATTCAGGTGCtttaattctgagaaagaaattcCATATTGTTTTGAtgaattatttctcttttactttattaGACAGGTAGAAATGCAATAAGCTCTCTAGAAATATTGCTTTCCAACTTTGGAAAGGGGAATATTTGCCAGGTGTTCACATTAAAACAAGTGAACATAAAACTGGAGCAGCTTAAAACTCCATGGCAATTGCATTTTTTCATTGGACAGATATGTTAAGAGTCTGTTTTTCCCAATTACAACAAATCCTCatctgagaaaataatttaaaaacagaaaaatacaaagtaaaataaagatttaCCTATAACCAGCCACCTTGTATAGACACGTAAGTGGGGATCCCACTGCACATAGGATtgtatatctttattttacataaaGTACATACTGAGAATTTATATATATGATTAAACAAAAAGGGTTTTTAATGAATGCACACttttctatcatatgtatatttGACCATTAGGTAACCATTTTCCTATTGTTGTATCTcaaagttgtttccagttttttgttttgttctgttttgttttacttttaaattgtaTACTTATTGCTGCAATCAGCATCCTTCTACACAAATCTTCATTGGATCTCTGATTCCTTAATTAGAAAAAGATCTTGAAGTAAAATTACTAAGTGAAGGATATGAATGTTCAGACATATCTTAAGAAACATTGCCAAATTGCTCTACAAATATACCTACTTGagtgaattaaaatgaatataCTTTACACTTGcatacttttttcattcttttgccatTTAGATTTATGAATTAAAATCTCAGTATTGTAactctctttttcttccattaCTAATTAAGTGAAGAGTTTTGCAAATATTCATGATAGTGTATATTTCTTCCTTGTAGGAAGGCattcaaatattttcctatttttcttagctttttaattttattcaagtttttttACACTATAATTATAATGCCTACAAAATCAAACTATGGATCTTTTAATGTTCCATTGTTTTCATATTTGTAACATCTTTACTTATCTTGTGATCTAGATTCATATATGTCCATACTTTTTCCTAAATCTTTATTgccttacattttacattttactctTTAATACATATGAATTATTTTGAGAGAGCTGTATGGCATGAATTAAtgatttaattttgtgttttccaaataaaCACTTGTGTCAGtgatttgaaatcatacaaattacTGTTTTGGTGTTGGCAATGTACCCTCAAATTTAGTCCAAGATTTAACTAGTCAAAAAATTTAATCAGGGGAGTAAAAAGAGCAGGGAATGTATgaacttactgatatgaaataatcagaataaagaaaaaagcaggaaGGCTACTCTAATGTCGTTGAAAATTATAACCAACAAAACAAATAAGCTATTCTAACCCTTCATTAACATGTAGTTATAATTCTATCATCTTGATCACAAGGTGAGGGGAGACTAGCTCCAGTTCTTCTGGCCTAAACTTTTCTATTCTCAACCAAGAGACTCCTATTGAGGATCTTAGGGATACAGCATTGAAACCTCAGTACTTAACACAATTCTCATGATACCTGAATCAATAATTCACCCAGGATATGataggcattcaataaaaatgattaaatgagctCTTGCTGTTAGCTGTCATCTCCTTTCCATATTATATATTATAGTGAAGCCACTTTCAAAGATTATATGTCATTTTTTAtgagtggctttttttttttttttttttttttttttttgcaggagaGCTGAAAAACCCTAGTGAAAATATCCCCAAGTGTGTGATTACTGCACTTACCCTTGTTTCACTGATCTACTTATTGGTTAACATTTCCTACCTAACAGTCCTGACTCCAAAGGAAATCATGTCCTCAGGTATGGCTACATAGAACCAAAGGGAAGATACTCTCTGTCCTATTCCCCTGAATAAAGGAGTCTCTGATATATAGTAGGTTTCTTTGAATCCCATAGGAGAAATATACTATATTGGTTCATGTATgggttatttgtttatttaaagatGAAAGTTAGAAAGGTCTGAGCAGTGTTTAATTTGGAGCATGTATGAATGGGTATGGTTTAGCAGCAGAAATAAGGAAAGCATCAAgaattggaaaaggaaaaagtggCAGACTACACTAgagaaatagaatagaataggaaATATGATAATATCCTTCAGAATCCTTTCGGACACACTCCTTCAGGGCATTGCAGATGCTCTGAGTTGACATCTGCTTCCCAGGAACACATATGCTTTATCTCCAGGTGCATTCACCCAAATTTATGTGGGAGACAAAGTTTAAGTACTTAACTTTTCCTATCACTGAACATATGAATCCTTCTGCACTACAGAACTATATGTCTATAATTTTAGTTTACCGTACATTGTTGATTTCCAGTATttgttttaattacaaatttataggtaaagaaacaattttatttttccctaaaaatagacaaattaaaACCATTTCAATTCTCAATTGAAACAAACATATCtagatgaatatattttttaaagtgtatttttttaattttacattaccAATTATCAAAGTCTCCTAAAAGCAAAGGAGAATCGGAAATTGACTctcagtaaaagaaaaagagttttaaaagaatATGAGGCTTAACACTACGATGTGGTATAAATCCTAGTCCCATACCCAGCCTTCCCGTTCCTCAGTTATCTCAACTCTAAGATGAGATAAGAATGTCTGATTTTCTCACTTACATATTAGTAGTGATaatcaaataagaaataaatactcTGGAAATCCAAAAGCACACAGATATTTTGCTATGGGAGCATGGGTTAATGAAATAGCCATATATTTGGAATAAGATGACCAAATGCTTCAGACTTAACATTTGTGTATGTTGGGTGAGCATACAATGACTCTTGGTTTCAATTTTCATATCAGTAGAATGGAGATTATAATTATTGCCCCTCCTATTGCATAGGATAATTAAGTTTGAGTAAGGAAAATCATTTTACAGAATTTACACAATTGAGCTATGACagttatgtttttttcctaatactGAAGTGTGGGGTTTATGAACTACATAGATGTAATATATATGccaataatagcacaaaggaaAAGGAGTAAATGAGCTATATTGTCacaaagattttatattttactggAATGATGCAAGAATTAGGTTTAAATGAATCTTGATGTATTTAAAGTTACATATTGTAATTACCAGAccaaccattaagaaaataactaaaaaatatcaattaaaaaatcaacagaTCAATTCAAATggcacatttaaaatatttatttactacaaaagaaggcagtaaagaaagaacagaagatgaaaaaaaatacgagagaaaacaaatagcaaaatggcaaatacaaatacaataatatcaataattaaattaaatggaaatgtggtaaacactccaatcaaaaggaagagattgtCAGATTTGATAAAATAATCAATCCAATTATAGGCTGTTTGCATATAAAACCATAACTTGgtttaaagtaaaaggatggaaaaagatatacatGCTAACAGTAACCATGAAAGCTGAAATGGTGATATTAAGAAGAGACAAAATATACTTCAggcaaaaaaattatgaaacaaagacctttcataatgataaaagggccaATGCATGAGAAAGatgcaacaattataaatgtatatgcaccgcACCAAAACATGTGAAGCCAAACTAACACAActgaaaagaaacagacaaatcaaCAATTATATTTACGTACATCAGTACAGCTTTCCATAAGTGGATACAGCAACTatacagaaaatcagtaaagctATATATAAGACTTGAACAGCACTATCAACCAAATTGATCATTCCACCCAACAGAAGCAGAATATGCATTCAATTGAGGCACATATgtaacattctctaggataaaccacATGCTAGGATGCAAAACAagacttaaaatatttgaagaaatttaaatcatacaaagcatgttCTTCAGCCACAACGGAATCAAATTAGAAATCGTACAAAGCAAGttcttcaaccacaatggaatcaaattagaaaataatttgggaaatcccaaatatttggaaattaaacaacatgcttctcaataacacatgggtcaaagaagaaataacctATCTCTCAAGAACAGTGAAGGATCTGAGACTTAACCCTTACTGCAAGCTAACAAGTTAGGCTGccacagtttcatggatgctggcagaaaCATGCTACCTGGGCTAGAGACCAAGATAATTTATTATTCATAGCAATAACAGTAGCTAGAATATCATCATTTTTGTGCTGGTTCTCCAAGCCTCAATTTTCAGAAGGCATGTAGAGAGGGCCAGATGATGCATGGACATGTCAGTAAAGGAAGCAGAGCTTAAGGAACCCATACCTTTTATAATGTGCAACAAGCTTTCCTAACCTTTGCCCTGAGGagagacattatctttattatactgAACAGTAAACAAGCCTGCTCTTTGGCCCAGTTGTAGACACTATCTCTTTCTTACATGGTTGTTCACTATACAAACATCCTTAAAAATACAGTCGGAGACAAAGGCAGCCAGTACTTCTGCTCACTCGTGCAAAAACACTGGAGAGCCATGAAGAATTGCCTCTCAACAATACccacctttcatttctttgcttgtCTTCTGGTGAATTTTCCCACAATTGTGCCACTCTACCAGCCACTCTGATAACTGACTAACAGAGACAAGGACTAATTATATTCACTTTGTTTCACACAGCATTTAATTAAGGCTACTATTAACAAGATTCCAAGCAGCAGAATGAGAGTAACCTGTGGTATTGACCTCCACCAAGAGTTTTAGACTCAGCCAGATATAAAATATCCATAAACCATTAGGAACTATTTTAGAAATCTAGGCAGCTTTTTCCTTAAGTTTCTGTATTGACGTTTCTACTTGACCTGAGACATTAATTCAGTTACAACAGGATATATTAGTGATTGCATAGTCTCTGCCTTGGCCTGAAAGAAGGAAATCTGGAGCAATCCTATAATCCATAACAACCCTGGCCAGTAATGCCTTCTAGGGGTGAGGTGATGTCATTGATCACTTCAGCTAAAGTCAGGGACAATTTTTATACCATATTTTTCTGATTAGATCACTACCATTGCAGGAAAAACAGCTCACAAATTGTGCATAGACAACCTGTTGATATGAACCCTAATCAAAGGACACCAATTTGTGAGTTAGCTGATGTAACAGACCTAATTAGATTGTCCAAGTGAAGCACATGTAGTCTACAACAAACAAAGTGTCCAGTGAGATACTGGGCCTTCTTTTTAATGGTAGGAGGCAAAAGAGACAGTAATTTTTCCTTGACTACCAGGAGGATTGGCTCTTGCCAATCCACTTACAAAGTCCCAGAAAACTTTACTTGGCAGGTAGTATCCTGAATTCTGTTGGGGTTTATCAGCCTGTTGGTGAAGTGATAACACCACATCAGGTCTGTTGAGACTGAGGACTCTGACTTGCCAACCAACAAGTCATCATCTGTATAGTATAAGCTTTGGATATCAGAGGGCAGAGGCACTCATCCTAAATCCTGCCCCTTCAACTGGTGGTAAATAGCAGGGGAGTTTAGGAACCACCAGGGGAAAACTGCAAACATATACCGAGTGCCTTTACACATGAATGTGAATTATTTTTGGTCCTCTGCTGCCAGTGGGACAAGAAAGAAAGTGTTGGCAATATCTAAGACACTATACCAAGTGCCATCAATCCATACAATGGTTTCAGGTATAGTTACAATGTCTGGAAAAGCTGggacttttcattattttcatttggcAATAATCAACTGTAAGCCTCCAGCTCCCATTACTTTTGTCACCTGCCATACAGTGAGAATTGTGTTGAGATGGTGCAAGTTTGCATTCTACATTTATTTTAGACTTCTCtcttatagttttatatttggcaataaattcaaaatttgtatatcaataaatttaataagatgAAAGCATAATGTTTTATGTTCTTTAACTCAGTCCTTTGTCTTTGCTAGAACTACAATATTTATACAGTATAAATTGTACTGTATATCTAATGTCAGTTATATAATTAGTGgtttctctgattatttcttaCAGATGCTGTTGCGGTCACTTGGATGAATAGAGTCATCCCTTCCATGCAATGGGCCATTTCAATTGGTGTTTCTGCCTCAATATTTAGCTCCCTTAATTGTTCTATATTTTCAACATCAAGGATATTCTATGTTGCAAGCCAGGAGGGCCAGCTACCTTTGATCTTTTCAACTCTCAATAGCCGTTCTTGCCCAGCTGTAGCTGTGATTCACATCCtgatttttgcctccattttaaTTGTTCCCTCAGATTTGATCCTTTTAATAAACTATGTGGGATTCACAGCCTGGATTGAACTGGGGCTAATGATGATAGGTTTATTTAAACTGAGATTCCAGGAGCCCAACCTACCCAGACCTTATAAGGTAAATCAAAcccctaaaagaaaatattgcctCCATCTTCCTAAAGATAACTTCTTTCTATTAATACATTTTTCTCATGTCTACACGTAAAATCTCTCCATTTTAGGAACATTTGATCTAGAGTCTAGATTTTCTGTTTATCAATCCTTAAgctttttagacaattttcagtTTGAAATCTCAGTATAGAAAGCACAAAACTGCTTCTTGTCAGAAAAGGCAGAGGATTCTTAGAACCTTCTATATTATGGCAAATACTGCTAGTGAAATCTGAGTCAAAGAGGGGCCATATGTGGATGTATTACACATGTACTAGATCTTACTGGAAGAGATCAACAAAGTCCAAGATCAATGATTATTTGCTCCTGACCCTGTCCTCAGTGGTACGGATTTAGATCACCTGCTAATGATACTGGGATTGCCTAGTATTTCTCAAGCATCTCAACTCAGATGTCTATCAAAGCGGAAGGCTCCACCTTTAACAGACAATTTAGAATAACTACACTCAAGATATTTGTGAGGGAGTGTAATCTCAAATACATGCATCTTTTAAAATCTTACCTGAGAGGAAGAATATCTATGGAGAATTCACTGAGGGATAGGGATTCTGCCCATTCTGTCCTAAAATCTCCCCCTACTGCACTCAGCGCATCTGAAATGCTTCATAAAGCCAGTGGAAgaggtttctttttcttcaaattgtctACTATAGCTCATTTACCTATACTGAGAGACTTTCACCAAATCACCTCTGGAAACTCATTCCTACGTTTATTGCAAGGAAATTGTTAAATGACATATTTTTTACACTATGCAAgaatataaatgtaatttttttactttatgcAAGAATGCAAATGGGCATTTATATGGACCCACTTAAGAAAATTCTTTCCAATATCTGCATCAGGAATAATTGTATTTCTAGGTAGCTAGGAATACTTGTATTTCTAGGTAGCTTGGAATACTTGTGTTTCTAGGtagcttgtttgtttttcttaaagacaTCTAGACTTTTGTAAAATCATGCTAGAAAGCTTAAATTAGTGATTAATTTCTATATGTGAACAGAGCTTATTTTATCTTGCTATACAGCATTTATTATTGTTAGGCCAttagattcttttaaaaatgaggcagTCTCCAAACAATTCTTGTTTTATCAATGAGTCCTATTCTAAAACCAATCAAGGGTAGGTAAGAGCAACACAGCTTATGCCTGAGGTTTTCAAACACGTGTGGAAAAGAATAACTTGGGGATTCCTGGACCTAGTCCCTGGGGATTCTGATTCCTGAGGTGAGGACCAGAAATCCAAATTTCAGCATGCCCTCCTGGTATTTCTCATGGAAAACTTCACACACTACACTCTGAGAAACACTAGCTTATGactttctatatttccttcttaaTTGAAAAGAGTAGAAGATAATGATAATCTTGCATCTGAGTCATTCAATGATTCAATAAATATACCCTAAGCAAATACTACGTGAAGACACTAGGAATATGTAGATAAAATCAGCCACTTACCCTGCAATTAAGAATTTAATGGGCTAGTGGGCAAGAGAATTACACAAAACATAACAATACAGGCATTAATAGATAACATTTAATTGAACATTTATTGCTTGCAGATACTTTTATATATAATCTTTAATTGTCAAAACTACTTTGAAAGGCAGGCACtgttaatttccattttcagGGAAAAGTGAGGATCAGAGAAagttcagtgacttgcccaataTCACGGAGCTAGTAGAGCTTGAATTTAAAACCAGTTTGTCTGAATCCAAAACCCTGTGGTCCTTCTATGTAGAAAATGTGCCATTAAGGAATTACTTATAATGCTATTTCCAAACTAAAATACTATTTTCTACATTGCCCTATTGGAAGatagaaaagttagaaaaaattATAGTGAAAAAATGTTTTATGCTAATAGTATAGAAAAATGTTTCAGAACGTCTTCAGCCAAAACACCTGAGTGAGTAGGTGTTTGATGATGAAATTAGGAGCTCAGAAAAATGATGGAGCTATTAAGTAAAAACCTTCAGTTCTGCTATTTTACGTCGCAATCAAAATTCCCAGCAGATTATTTTCTCTTATATAAAGTTAAGGAAGATCTTGTAATTACTTTTTATCCTTTAAAGCAACTTTCTCAATattgaagaaatattttgtagaaaaaaatcttttaaattactATCTTTAATAATTGCCAGAGATCTTAATCCACTCTaatactgatttcttttttttattctcaggTGCGTTTGCCATTTGCATTTGGAACCCTGGCCATGTCTTTGTTCTTGGTTTTGACACCAATTATCAAGTCTCCTAAGATGTACCatatctatgtttttctttttatcctcagtggacttttgttttattttccttttgttcactttaatttatattctacATATTTCAACAAGATAACTTCCTTTTTACAATTATTATTGAATGTTTCACCTGCTGATAACATTGATGAGTATATTTTGGCAGAAGGAACATTACAGAAAAGTCCACCTGAAATTGCAGcaaaaaaaactataaattttgCATATTTGGCAAGTGATTGATTTATTAAAAGCATCTTTCTTCTTCAACCAGCAATACTCCATATGTAAATCATACATATGACTACATACCTAAAACACAACCATCACAAGAAATAATGTCCAGAACTTTCCAAGTTTAACACTTCTTATTGCTAACTGAAACCCTACTTCCTAAATAAAGCTTGCTGAACCAATTCCCCAAGACTGGGCTAGATGTCCCTCTCATGTCCCTATGCATTCTGGGCTTATTATGTCTTAATtcttgctctttttaaaattgtctacTTAGGtaggtttttttccccctaaaaatGATGAATTCCACTTCATTCATCATGTCCTCAATCCCTAGGACAATGTGTGGATAAGAatagacatttgacaaaatatgcATGAATGCATAAATGGATGAGAGGAtacatgaatgaaagaatgaacaataGGTACAAAGTTTCCATTAGCAGGCAGCACCTCCTTCATGCTCTGTCTAGGCTTGGGTCCTTGGGAGGACCTGGAATCTGAAAAATATCCAATTATTGATTGAATGCTATGTAGAGATAAGACCAAAAGAAAAGCCTACACTAGTTCTGATAAATTGTTCTTTCTCTCTTACACATTAACTCACTTCTCTGTAGCTGTTCTTATCAATATTAGCCTACTGCAGCCAAAGTAAGTGGCCCTTAGCATCCTTGACATTGCTGACCTGACACCACTTCTAAACATAATTGGAGAACACTTTCAATGAAGGCCCTGAACGTATTAATATAGGATGAAAGTTAAATACTATAAAAGTATCAGAAAACCCAGGCTGAGAGAAACTATAGGCAATTGAGGATAAAATTGGATCAAGCATATATACTTGGACTGGTTTAATACAAGA of Choloepus didactylus isolate mChoDid1 chromosome 14, mChoDid1.pri, whole genome shotgun sequence contains these proteins:
- the SLC7A13 gene encoding solute carrier family 7 member 13 isoform X1, which gives rise to MKKGECFQLQRVIGYFHGTIFLFSIIIGAGIFISPKGVLKYSLLNVGVSLIIWAACAMVSMMAALSHAELGTTFPRSGAQYYFLKRSLGPFIAFSYLWINLFSVPAGVAARGLLLAGYIIQPFYSGCFVPEMPKKCLALAILWCLGILNTRGAKEVTWFQTVSTIVKMTVLCFISLTGIILLVRGRKENVARFENALDADIPDASQVAEAFLQGLYAFSGWEILVRIAGELKNPSENIPKCVITALTLVSLIYLLVNISYLTVLTPKEIMSSDAVAVTWMNRVIPSMQWAISIGVSASIFSSLNCSIFSTSRIFYVASQEGQLPLIFSTLNSRSCPAVAVIHILIFASILIVPSDLILLINYVGFTAWIELGLMMIGLFKLRFQEPNLPRPYKVRLPFAFGTLAMSLFLVLTPIIKSPKMYHIYVFLFILSGLLFYFPFVHFNLYSTYFNKITSFLQLLLNVSPADNIDEYILAEGTLQKSPPEIAAKKTINFAYLASD
- the SLC7A13 gene encoding solute carrier family 7 member 13 isoform X2 encodes the protein MKKGECFQLQRVIGYFHGTIFLFSIIIGAGIFISPKGVLKYSLLNVGVSLIIWAACAMVSMMAALSHAELGTTFPRSGAQYYFLKRSLGPFIAFSYLWINLFSVPAGVAARGLLLAGYIIQPFYSGCFVPEMPKKCLALAILWCLGILNTRGAKEVTWFQTVSTIVKMTVLCFISLTGIILLVRGRKENVARFENALDADIPDASQVAEAFLQGLYAFSGWEILVRIADAVAVTWMNRVIPSMQWAISIGVSASIFSSLNCSIFSTSRIFYVASQEGQLPLIFSTLNSRSCPAVAVIHILIFASILIVPSDLILLINYVGFTAWIELGLMMIGLFKLRFQEPNLPRPYKVRLPFAFGTLAMSLFLVLTPIIKSPKMYHIYVFLFILSGLLFYFPFVHFNLYSTYFNKITSFLQLLLNVSPADNIDEYILAEGTLQKSPPEIAAKKTINFAYLASD